A segment of the Triticum urartu cultivar G1812 chromosome 1, Tu2.1, whole genome shotgun sequence genome:
GCACTGCATTTTTGTTAACTGTTCTTTGGCACACCAAGTGAGTCAGGCTGGGCTTATTGTGTAATCAGGATGTTGGCACACCAATGTATGGACTGCAGTTGAGCCAGTTGCTGAACATGTTATGTAAACAGGATTTGGCGTGTGGAGCTAGAAATACTATAGCATGGAGTAGAGTTAGGGAATTTGAGGAGTGGAGGGGCGAACAGTTTCGATGGCTATCATTTTCAAGAAAACAAGAGCATGTGAGACCAATATCTCTGAAGCTTCGATTATATGACACATCAGGGAAAAAAGGCTCAAACTACTAGAGGAAAAAAGGCTCAAACTAGTAGTGGAAAATGTGTCAACATATATAATTTATCCAATACCTGATGTTTTTACTGGTTGGCTAATAACTAAAGTCGGGGAGCTGCAGTCTCTGGCGAGAAAAGTTTTGCAAGACGCAGTTCAGTTATCTTCAGTTCTTCCTCTGCCGCAATCTCAAGTTCAACAATCATCGTATTTGCATAACGCCTCTGGAAAGAGAAGCAGGATGATAAGACACACTTGAGAACAATTATTTACATATATAGAAAGGGAATCATCGTATCAAAGCTTTCTAGTAATATGATTTTTGTAGCGCCATATCAGGGCTGAACTCGATATTAAATACCCCCGGTGATATCAAAATCCAAAGGTAGAGAATTTAGTTTAGACACAAAACTTGTAAAAAGGATCACTATTGTCATTGATAAAAAAACCACTGTTCCATTATTAGGACTTGACCCGCGGTATTCCACGGATCACGATACCACATGACCTAAGAGAGATGGGCTAATAAGTAATAAGAGACTGTAGAGCAAACACAAATCTAATTACTGTTCCATGAATTATTGAGATTCGATGACCCGAACAGGCAGGCATGATAACAGTTGTTGTTGCATTTTCATTTTTGTCTTCTTTCACTTTTGCTTTTCCTTAACCCACGTTTTTGATTGGATTTCCTTTTAAAAAGATATGTGCATGATTGATGGAGCATGCAACTGCAGTTGCGCATGGTCCATGAACAAGCAACTATATAGTTGCACCCCTGTGTGCGGGCAACTATAGTTATGCATGACATAAAGAAACATAAAGAAAAGCTGAAATGAAAATCCCAAAAAACTAAACCAATTAAATGCAGAAAGAAACATAAAACTAAAACGTGCGTATAAATCTTGGCGTAAAAATAGCCGGCGCAGGAGATGGTAATTGAAAAAACTATTACAAAAATCATACATAACTGGAATTTAGTTTGGATATATGCAGACCTTGAGCTCAGCTAAGACCTCGGGGGCGGTCCTCCCAGTTGCGCATATCAGAAAGACAAACCCAAACTTGTCCCTGTATTTGGCATTCCATTCGGACAAGTCCTGCAACAAACAGTTTGAAGAAGGCAAACCTAATTGAGTCCACAAATCGATCAAGTCAGATGAATCACATAACAGGTTTAAAGAAGGAACGCGGCGACCTGTGCAGTCGAATGAGTCGCTGTGGAACGCGCAACTGATTGCTCCTCCTTGCTCCATCTGCAGTGACTGACTGACCATGAGTGACAGCAAGAAGCGAAGAAATGGCAGACGAAGAGGTAAGGAAACTGACTTGGAGATGGAGAGGGAGGTGGTGCCGATGGGCGGGTTGGCGGCGAAGGCCTCCAGCCATCCAGGCACGTCCACCTTGATTTGTTCGTTCGTTCCCGATCGCATGCATGGAAGGATCAGTTTGCTTCGAATGGGAAGGTGAGAGGAATTGATACGTGAAGAGGGGATGCCTGGGCATACGTACCTCGTTGCGCCAGATGCGGCGGGCGGCGAGTAGCGCGTCGGCGAGAGAGCCGAAGGGGGAGGCGGCGGCCAGCGCGACGGCGAACCGGCGACTGCCATTCACCCGCAGCACGTCCTCAACAGTCAGCGTCGCCATCTCTCTCACTGGTGACTGCTCCAGTGAGCAAGACGAGCATCTGCCAGTGCACGAGAGAATGCGTGCTTGCTCCAGCAGCAAACCTTCGGGGCCTAGTTATAGGGCCTTGCCACGAGGAAAATGCGTGTCTGCCTCAGGGGCAGCTGCTGCCGACCATAGAGGGTGTGCGGGACCTCATGATTTGTACTATGGGAAAGACAAATTAGGAGCAACCGGAGTGGAATAGGAAAAATGGGCGCACGAGAAAAGAGTAGTTTACCAAACAATAAAACACGTGAAAACAAAACAGAACACGACTGAATGCTTGTTTATTTTCAGtgtaaaattatttatttttgagGGGACAGTCCAAAGTTATTCGTTGTTGCATATATTAGGTTGCAAAAACATCTTACATTGTGAGACGGAGAGAGTACATAATTACTGTGGGATTTTTTTCTTCAGAAGAACCAACGCTACCTTTATTGCTTTCCGCAAAAAAAAAAAGCTACCTTTATTGCATAATATCAAAGTTTACAGCGGTACGTAAATCAGCTGGAGGAGTGTCTAGCCATATATATCGTCCAGCATCCATGCAGGATGCCATCCTAGCTTTTTTTCTGTTTTAGAAGGGATGCTATCCTagctttttttctttttgagaaGGGATGCCATCCTAGCTAATCTACGTGCTTCCCCACTTATTATACCATGAGAGTTTGATGCCCACAATTAGAGCATCTCCAAAGGACGGCCCAAATCTTTTCCGTCGGGCGGACGGTCTGGACATAGTCGCACCATCCGAACAAAAACACAAGTCCAACGGGCCTCCTCAAATTGTTCACACATGTCTGCGCAATCCGGATAGCAACCCAGCCCGAATCTAGGAGGATATGAGTCGGTGCGGACATGTCCACCAAGTGGACGAGACAAATCAGCTCACATCATGTCTCCCAAATTGCTCCCCTACCCTGCGCCCAACCCAGCCTATCAGTCGGCGCCCTTCGCCGTGTCCCTCCCAGTCATTCATCCACCCACCCATGCCGTCATCCGCCACATGGGTTTGGAGACGGCCGAGTTGCCCACTATACACTTGCTGAACTCGAAGAGGCACGCCCGCGAAGACCGAGGTCTATGTGAGCGCGTTCGCAAGAGGCGGCTATGTGAAGGAGGCTATtgacctggaggaggacatgacGCGTCCACGCCCTCGCCGCACCCACCCTAGACTTGGATGACACATGTGTGGGTTTAAAAGGATACAAGAAACTAGATGGCTTCATCCAGGACGCGGACGTTGATGAGGATATCGTCTTTCATTCTCCGCAGCTTCGGCAGACGCTGACACCGACGAAGCTCCGGCGCTagagtttttttttgaaaaggaggaggacccccggcctctgcatctgggcgatgcatacggccactttattaattattctcacaagaccATATAAAGTCATACAACAAtaagactaaagccaccgtctaAGGAACAACTGTCGCTACACCTATCCAATTGATGAAGGGGCGCTGATAGCCTAGGCCTAATACCAAAGACATCGCAGCCAGACCTAACatcccaaccaggacgcctgccgggtatgaggctgCTGCAACCACttgccaccaatccatcttcagaaATGTACTGCTGCATCAACCTTGTCCGGTCTAGCTGCCGCcaacgccaccacgacgccagacagTGTCAACCTCCTGTGCGTGTCCATCACCACACATCTGACGCCAAGCCTTCGCTGCTCCATGCCGCCAAGAGCCGGCGCCATGAATATGTAGAAAGAAACACCGCCCCACCGAAGATGCCATCCATTGGTCCCTCGAGCCCGAGTGCATCTCCAAGAATGCCGCCCCCAAGGGGGTAATGACACATGAATGCCGCTGTCATCCGATCAATTGATCTAGGGTTTCCCTCGAAGGTATTGGGTGGGTTTGGGATTTGTACCTCGATGATGCCTTCATGAAGGAAACGATGATAAGGGCATCGTCATCACCAGCTCCGGCCAACGACCGAAAACCAGGTTTTCACCCGGATCCGTCCCAAGGAATCCACCCGACAACCTGTGCACCGTCTCGACCACCTTCAAAGCCCCAGATCTAGCCACCTAGATCCGGCGACCAACCGCAACAGCAGTGCCACCGTAGGAGTCCTGGTGCACCTACCACTGCCAGAGTGTGCCTCTAGTGGAGCCTGGGAGGAGGGCTCCCACCCCCACCTCCCCAAACCGCGAGAGCCGCCGAGATGGATCCCGCGCGCTCGTCACCGTCTCTTATCCAAACCAATCCGCAATCAGATCGCCGTCACAGATCTGCCTTGGACAGGGACTGCACCATGCCAAGCCGCCGCAGGAAGCCCGAGCTTCACCCGCCACCACCATCCAAGGCCGCCGCCCCGGGATCCAGACATAACATCGCCGCTGCCACCGGCCTTATTCCGCCGCCGCCGACCGGCCACTGCGAGCTCCGGCGCTAGATACTGTTCGAGgatagcccccccccccctccccctagtTTTTTTTACCCCATGTGAATTATGGGAGTAAGTTTAGGATGTTGGCCTCATTGTGATGCATGTTTAGGAAGTTTGTACAATGAATTAATATGAGCAACAATGGTCAAGAACCTCCAAATTTTGGGGTCGGTGATCAAAATTCGCCCATGATTGATGTTGGACCATCATCGGGACCAAAGAAGGTCCAAAGAGAAAAAGCACATAAATGACATCGGAAAATATTTGTTATGTAATGCTATATTGAATAGTAGTATGGATGCAATATGTGGAATAGACCAAAAGGTCTCAAAAATGGGATAAAATTCATGTGCACTTTTGAGCAGTGATTTGTTTTTGCTGGGGGCTCCTCAAATGTTCTTTGTGGCCGAAACTTTGCAAGAACATCAAATGTTTGATCATGTTTGATGTTCCAAAGTTTCAGATTCTTTCGATTTTTTTTAAACTGAGTATTCTGTTCGTGGAGGATGTAGGGACACCTGGGTGTTGGAAGGCCTGTCTCGGAATGGAAGATGTATGTACGTACCTTGTTGCGCTAGATACGGCAGGCGACAAGTAACGCGTCAGCGAGAGAGCCGAATGGAGAGGCGTCGGCCAGTGCGACGGTGAAGCGGCGACTGTCTTTCACCAGCAATATGTCCTCCAGAGTCAACCCAAGGCTGAGATCTACGTGATAATACAAGGCATGGCTCTTGCAATTCAACATATATATGGTATTGTTCAGTCTGACTCGTTGATGGCTCTATCAACATTTGAGGATGACGGCCATGATCGTTCTGCATATGGTCATTTGGCTTTAGAGATTAAAAGCCCTGATGGTTGATAGGAAGTTTATTTCACAGAAATTACATCATGATCCAAAGTAGAGTAGTAGATTGTTTGGCAAGCTATAGCTCACGTACCAGAGCTGTGTGGTTACACAAAGAGCCCCATGTATCAAGCAAATCTTATTTTGAAATAAAACTCCTTGTTTCGTGGCCAAAAAAAAAGGTCGCGATCTCCTCAACTGGTGGCTTTGCTCCAGCGAGCAAGATGAGCATCTTCCACAAGAGAAATGCGTGTTTGCTCCACCAGCAAATCTTTTGGGGCTATCTATAGGGCTCTACCACCAGAAAAATGCGTCTGCTTAGGCCATGTACAACGCGGGTGCTTAGGCAGGTGCTTCAACAAGAAAACTGGTTTTTTTTGCCTAAGATAGCTGGACGCAGGTGCTTAGAAGGAGGGACAGAAACAAAGTCTGGCTTCCGGTACTAGCCGGTGCTTGACCCATCCGTAAGACTAGAGTTAGCCTTGCTATGCCTTAATTAAAGTAGTCTAAGTGTTGGGAAACGTTGCGTGGAAAAAAAAattacgcacacgcaagatctatccacaGAGATGCATAGCAGCGATAGGGGAGAGTGTGATtgtgtaccctcgtagaccgtaagcgaaagcgtttaacaatgcggttgatgtaatcgaacttcttcgcgcttcaaccgatcaagtactgaatgtacggcacctctgcgttctgcacacgttcagctcggtgacgtcctccgccttcttgatccagcacgACGGCGAGCTAGTAGAtgagctccggcagcacgacgatgtgatgacggtgatgatgaagctatctccgcagggcttcacctaagcactacgaaaatatgaccgtgggtgtaaacggtggaggagggcgccgcacacggctaagatcaTGTTCTCGGTGTGCTAGGCACccccccctcccacatatatatagatGGGAGGGAGGAGGACGCCGCAAGTAGGTCGAGTCCTACTTGGGCTCCTCCCCAAGTGGCGCCCCTCTTTCCTTATTTGCCGGAGAGGGGAGGGCGAATCCtctcccctttcctttccccACTTGGGTGGCTGCCAaagggggtgcgccagccccttgtgggctggtgtgctcccctctaatggcccaataggcccactaACCTTCTGGGGGTGTCCACTAACCCCTCTGGTACTTCGATGACTATCTGGTACACTCCGAAACAATTcaggtgtccgaataccatcgtcctgtatatcaatatttacctctcgaccatttcgagactcttcatcatgtccgtgatctcatctaggactccaaacaacatttggtcaccaaatcatataactaaTATAACACTATACCGTCAatgaacattaagcgtgcggaccttacgggttcgagaactatgtagacatgaccgagacacctctccggtcaataaccaatagcggaacctggatgcccatattggctcctacatattctacgaagatctttatcggtcgaaccgttatgacaacatacgtaattccctttgtctatcggtatgttacttgcccgagattcaatcgtcgctatcttcatacctagttcaatctcattaccggcaagtctctttactcattccataatacatcatcctgtaactaactcattagtcactttggttgcaaggcttcttatgatgtgtattaccgagagggtccaaagatacctctccgatactcagagtgacaaatcctaatctcgatctatgccaactcaacaaacaccttcggagatagctatagagcatctttatgatcacccagttacgttgtgatgtttgatagaacacaaggtatttctccggtatccaggagttgcataatcccatAGTCGGAGGattatgtatttgacatgaagaaagcaatagcaataaactgaacgatcaatatgctaagctaacggatgggtcttgtccatcacatcattctcgtaatgatgtgatcccattatcaaatgacaacacatgtctatggttaggaaaccttaaccatctttgatcaacgagctagtctagctagtagaggcttactagggacacggtatttgtttatgtattcacacatgtatttaggtttccaatcaatacaattctagcatgaataagaaacctttatcatgaataagaaaataaaaaataacaactttattattgcctctagggcatatttcctttggtctcccacttgcactagagtcaataatctagattacattgtaatgaatctaacacccatggagtcttggtgttgatcatgttttgctcgcggaagaggcttagtcaacaggtctgctacatttagatccatatgtattttgcaaacttctatgtctccatccttgaccttttcacaaatggagttgaaccgtctcttgatgtgtttagtcttcttgtgaaacctggattccttcgccgaggcaattgctccagtgttgtcacggaagattttcattggacccgttGCACTGGGTATTACACCCGGATCaaatatgaactccttcatccagactccttcatgagctgcttccgaagcagctatgtactccgcttcacacgtagatcccaccacgacgctctgattggaactgcaccaactgacaactccaccattcaatataaacacatatccggtttgtgacttagagtcatccgggtcagtgtcaaagctagcatcgacgtaaccatttacgacgagctcttcgtcacctccataaacgagaaacatatccttggtcctttatAGGTACTTCATGATGTTCTTGACtgttgtctagtgatccactcctggattaatttggtacctccctgccaaacTGATGGCAAGGCACATAtgaggtctggtacacagcatagcatacatgatagaacctatggctgaggcatagggaatgactttcattttctctctatcttctgaagtggtcgggctttgagtctgactcaacttcttGAAGGCGTCGTCTGGGGTACGCAAGAGCAAGGTTGGCGCTTTCCTACTTGGTTGGAGGAGGATGGGGCCGGCTTCTTATGCTACAACCTACATCTTCTCTGCCAATCTTTGTCATGTGGTGTCGTTCCCCAGATTGTGTTTTGATGTGTGGTTGACCTTGGTCGATAGTGAGGTCAAGGGATCCTTTGCGTGTGTGGTTCGCTCTCTGGTCCCTCATGCCTAGGAGTTTTTATGGCATTATCCATGcggcttgctacctcttgagcttgcgttggttttcccttgaagatgaaagggtgatgcagcaaagtagcgtaagtatttccctcagtttttgagaaccaaggtatcagtccagtaggagattacacgcaagtccctcgtacctgcacaaacaaacaagaacctcgcaaccaacgtgataaaggggttgtcaatcccttcacggtcacttacgaaaatgagatctgatagagataataagataaatatttttggtatttttattgtatagattgggaaata
Coding sequences within it:
- the LOC125539848 gene encoding uric acid degradation bifunctional protein TTL-like; its protein translation is MATLTVEDVLRVNGSRRFAVALAAASPFGSLADALLAARRIWRNEVDVPGWLEAFAANPPIGTTSLSISKWSKEEQSVARSTATHSTAQDLSEWNAKYRDKFGFVFLICATGRTAPEVLAELKRRYANTMIVELEIAAEEELKITELRLAKLFSPETAAPRL